In the genome of Acidobacteriota bacterium, the window GGAAGAATTTGGTGCTAATATTTTTTCCATAATGGGAGGGAATAATAAATGCAAAATTATAGATGCATAATTATTTAAATTGAAAGCATAGAGGGGGAAGATGGAAGGAAGAAGATATAGAAAAGAAAACGTTGAATTTCATAAAAGTATCTCTTCTTTAATTCAAAAAGAAAAACCTCCAAGCGATAGGGAGACCCTCAGAAATCCCAATAAATGAAAAAATTAAGAATATTACTAACGAACAAAGTTATAGTTAAATTCGTTAGTTTAAAAGAAAGGAAGTTTTTAAAGGAGGTAATCAAAGGTGAAAAAAGTTAGTGTTTTTATTTGTTTCTTTCTGATGTTTTTTTATTTTGGCTTCTCAGGCAAAGAAGAATGGAAAGGGAAAATTGAATATGAGAAAGGTGTTAAGGTGATTAAAAACTACGGTAAAGGACTATGGGAAGAAAGTAAAAAAGGCAAGAAAATATTCTTTAAAGAGGAGCTATCAATTGGAGTTTTAGAAGGAGATGAGAACAAGATATTTCATCAACCAATGGATGTGATAGCTGATGAGAGAGGAAATATTTATGTGTTGGATTCAGGAAATAACCGAATTCAAAAATTTGATAAAAATGGAAACTATCTTCTTACAATAGGAAAAAAGGGACAAGGACCTGGAGAAATTCTAAACTCCCAGGATATTGAATTTGATAGTAAGGGAAATATCTTAGTTTTTGATAAAGGAAATAATAGAATCACAAAGTTTGATTCTCAAGGAAAATTAATAGACTCTTTTAACTTGAAATTCCAACCTTCTTTTGGAGTTTTAGATTCAGATGATAATATTTATGTTTACGAGCGATACAATGGAAAATTAATCCACAAATTTAACTCTCAAGGAGAGCATCTCTTTTCCTTTTTAGATGAGATAAAAATTGAACAAAAAAGAATAGAGCCGCATCTTAATTATTTAGGAAGAATAGTAACTACAGAAGATGATAAAATCTTCTTAGTTCTAATCTATCCCTATACAATATATGTACATGATAAAGAAGGGAAATTGTTAGAGAAAATTATAACTGAAGTTCCATATGCTCAGCCACCTTATATAACTCCTCCTACCTCGTTTCAACCCAATGTTGTGATTACAAATTTTGTGATATCAGGAGTGGATATATCTCCTCAGGGTTATATTTTTTGTAGGGTTATTTCCTTTGAGATACCAGATAAACTTGATTCCTTTGAAAAAGTTCAAGAGCTCATGAGATCTCTTTTTAAGGAATATTCTTACATAGACCTCTTTGATCAAAAAGGTCGTTTCCTGACCCATCAAAAAACAGAGGGTTTCTCTTGGGGAAGCTATTTTGATAAAAAAGGATACTATTACGGAATAGAGGAAACAGAAGATTATTTTAGAGCTGTTAAATATTCAGTTCAGTTTAAATAATCGATCTTAGAAGGCATAGAGTCTGTTAAAGGGGGAGATTTTTTTCTCTCCTCCCAAACCTCAAACTTATCTGTAAGAATGTAGCCTAACAGAAATACCCTATAAGTCTTTGTGTTTAGAAGCCCTTTAAAATATATAATCTCAGAATGTAAAGTGTCACAAATGTCTTTAACTTATATAGAGTATTGAAATTGATTTTATTAAGAATTAGAATGGGAAAATGCAGAAAATAAGGATCAGAGGCGGGATACCTCTCAGGGGAATAATAAAAATATCAGGGGCAAAAAATGCTATTCTTCCAGCGATAGCCGCATCCATTCTTACAGAAGAAGAAATTATTTTAGAAAATGTGCCTAATGTGAAAGATGTTTATACAATGCTTGAAATCTTAAATGTTTTGGGAGGCGCCTGGGAAAAGTTAAATGGGAAAATTAAAATCAGAATGAAAGACATAAAAACTCCAAGAGCTCCATATGAACTTGTAAAAACAATGAGAGCTTCGATTTTAGTCATGGGACCCCTCCTTTCGAGGTTTAAAAAAGCTGAAATTTCTCACCCCGGTGGGTGTGCGATAGGATTAAGACCCATTGACCTCCATTTGGAAGGTTTAAAAGCCCTTGGCGCATCCATAAAACAGGAATTTGGATATGATATAGCAGAATCAAAGAGATTGATCGGAACAGAATATGAATTTAAGAAGGTAACAGTCACAGGGACTGAGAATTTAGTTATGGCAGCAACGCTTGCCGAAGGAATGACTCTTCTTTTGAATTGTGCCAAAGAGCCAGAAGTGATTGATCTTATAAAATTATTAAATAAAATGGGAGCTAAAATTGAAGGAGCTGGAACGGAGAGAATATTAATCGAGGGGGTGAAGAAATTAAATGGGACTCGCCATTCAGTAATTTCTGACAGGATAGAAACTGGAACCTATATGGTGGCTTCTGCCATTACAGGTGGTGAATTAAAGCTTGAAAACGTAAACACAGAAATTATGGAAAACATAATTATTCCATTAAAAAATGCTGGAGCTGAGGTGGGAGTTATAAGCAATAATGAAATAATTGTAAAGGGCAACAAACCTATAAATCCTTTAGAAATGGAAACTGCTCCATATCCTGGTTTTCCTACAGATATGCAGGCTCAATTTGTAGCGCTTCTAACCCAGGCAGATGGTATCTCCAAAGTAAAAGAGACAATTTTTTCAAGCAGATTTCATCATGTTAGCGAACTTGTCAGGATGGGTGCAAAGATAGAAGTTGATGGTGATAAAGCAATCATTTATGGAAAAACTCAACTTCAGGGAGCTGAGGTAATGGCTAATGATTTAAGAGCTTCTGCTTCTCTTGTGTTAGCAGGACTTGTTGCTAAAGGAGAGACAATTATAGATAGAGTTTATCATCTTGACAGAGGTTATGAGAAAATGGAAGAAAAGCTAAGAGGAGTTGGAGCTGAGATAGAGAGAATTGAATAAAATAGTAAACTGTAAACCGTGATTAGTGAATAGAAAAAAATTAAAATGGAAGAAAAGCAATGTGTGTTTTGCAGTGTAATAAGAAAAGAAATAAATGCAAAGATTGTTTATGAAGATGATAAAGTTATTGCTTTTGATGACGTAAATCCTCAGGCTCCAGTCCATGTTTTGATTATTCCAAAAGAACATTTTGAGTCAATTAATGAATTTCCCGAAGAGAAGAAAGAAATTTTAGGATATATGGTATTCATTTCAAAAAAGATTGTAGAGATAAAAGGGATCTCAAAAAAAGGATACAGGCTCGTACTTAACACTGGAAGAGAGGCTGGCCAGTCAATTTTTCATATTCATCTCCATGTTCTTGGCGGAAGATACATGAGGTGGCCGCCAGGATAAATCAAATGAACAGTGATTTGAGCAGCAAGGGTGATCCGAAATTAGGGCTACCTCTGAATTTTTTTATAAGAGGTTAACTATCCCCTTCGCTCAGAAAGATAGTAACTTGATTTCTTCTAATACAAAAACTTGCCTGCATTAAAAAGTTCCAGTTGTTCGAGATGAGTAAAATTGGTAAAATGAAAAGGACATAAATATTGGCCAATAACTAAATATGGAGGGAAAAATGAAAATATACTGGTTAGGGCACTCAGCAGTAAAAATTGAGGGAAGTAAAACAGTATTCATAGACCCCTTTTTAACAGGAAATCCGCTTGCTTCAACTTCAATAGATAAAATCGATAAAGCAGATATAGTTATTGTTACCCATGACCATGAGGATCATCTTGGGGATAGTTTTGCCATATGCAAGAAAACAGGCGCCACTTTAGTTTCAGTTCATGAAATTTCTGTAAAAGCATCGAATGAAGGAATTAAATCAGAAGGGATGAACATAGGAGGGACGGTAGAGGTAGATGGAGTAAAGATTCACATGGTTCAGGCTACTCATTCTGCTTACAGTACCCATCCGGTTGGAGTTGTTGTTGAAATGGATGGGAAGAGAATTTATCACGCTGGTGACACAGGGCTTTTCTCTGACATGAAATTAATTGGTGAATTTTACAAGCCAGATTTAACACTTTTACCCATCGATGGGAGATACAACATGGATGTTGTTCAGGCTTCAAAAGCAGCTGAATTTATAAAAGCTAAGAATTTCATACCCATTCATTATGACACATTTCCAATAGTAAAAGCTTCTCCTGAAAAGTTTAAAGAGATGGTTGGAAGGAAGGGAAATGTAATTATTTTAAAGCCAGGAGAATTCTTCACTCTATAGACTAACAAATGGCATATTTAATCGATGGAAATAATTTAATGGAGAGGATTTCTGAATCTAATTACGAAGAATCTGACAGTCGTATTTCATTGGTAAGATTTTTATATAAATTTTATAAAATTAGGAAACAAAGAATAATCGTTGTTTTTGATGGAAGGCCTACCCCTCAATTACTCGAATTCCATCCTGAGGCTGTTGATTTTAAAATTCTTTTCTCCAAACCAGGATCGAATGCAGATGGAAAAATTAAAGAAATAATAGAAAAAATGGATTATTTAAGGAATTTAACTCTTGTAACATCTGATAGAGATTTGAGAGATTTTGGAAAAAGATCTAGAGCAAAGACTATTTCTTCCTATGAATTTTTAAAATTCGTTAAAAGGGTTTTAAGGGAGACCAGAAACAAGGAAGATGATAGGAAAAAAGAGGTAAGATTAACACCCTTAGAAATAGAACAATGGATGAAGGTATTTTCAAAAAAAGAAGAATGAAAATATCAATAATAGGCTGTGGAAGATTAGGGACTTCTTTAACGAAAGCTTTAAAGAAAAAAAAATACAGTCTGGTATATATTTATGATGCAGATAAGAAAAAAGCAATCGAATCCAAAGATATCATCCAGGGAATAAATATTTCTAAAGACATTGCTGGTTTGATCGAGAAAAGTGATTTAATTTTCATCACGGTTCCTGACAAAAAAATTAGAGAGGTTGTAATAGAAATTGTCAGAATCAATAAAAATTTAAAAGATAAATTTTTCTTTCATACCAGTGGAATTTATTCTTCAAAGATTCTTAAGGAATTAAAAGGCTTGGAAGCAAAAACTGGAGTCTTTCATCCTGTTCAGAGCTTTCCGACGAAAGATATGAGAGCTGATGTATTCAAAAACATATTTTTTACCTATGAAGGTGATGCTGAAGGAAAAAAAATCGCAGAGAAAATTTCAAAAGATTTGGGTGGAGAATTGATAGAGATGAAAAAAGTTCGAAGAGAAAAATATCATCTTGCTTGCAGCATAGCTTCAAATCTTTTATTAATCCTTTTCAAATTGGCAGTAAATAAGATAGAAGAATCCGGCCTATCAAAAAAAAGAGCCACAGAAGTTTTAACTCCTCTTGCTATTAGCACTTTAAAGAATATTAATGAAGTAGGGATTGAGAAAGCTCTAACAGGACCCCTGATCAGAGAGGATATTGAAACTCTGAGAATGCATATCGAAAACTTGAATGGTTCTGAAAGAGATATTTATAAAAAATTAATTGAATATTTTATAATGAGTTTTCCAACAGATAATCTTTCAGAAAAGTATCTTAAAGAGTTAGGTTTACTTATCCGTTGAAATATATTACTTCTTCTTCAAGGATATATCCAAATTGTTTTTTAACTTTTTCTTTTAGAATCTTTGCAAGTTCAAGAACATCCTTTGATGTAGCTCTTCCTTTGTTAATGATATAGTTTGCATGATTGTTCCATACTTCTGCATCTCCAACTCTAATTCCTTTTGCACCGACTTTTTCTAATAATTCACCGGCAGGAATTTTTTTCCCATCCGGAGTTATTATATTTTTAAAAAAACTTCCTGCATTTGGATAGCGGGGAGCTGGATTTTTATTTTCTCTATAATTAGCAATTTCTTTTATGTTTTTTCCAATTTCAGATTTATTTCCCCTTTTTAGTCTAAAGGTCGTTTTTAGAACAAAATCGCCTTTTTCTCTTAAACTTGATTTTCTATATTGGAATTGAAAATACTCTTTTGAAACATGGAGAATTTTTCCGTTACGATTTATAACCTGAGCTCTAATGAGATAATCTCCTATAGATCTTCCAAATGCACCGGCATTTCCATGGATAGCACCTCCAATAGTCCCTGGGATTCCCACAAGAAATTCTATTCCCATCAATGAATTTTCCTTTGCGCATTCGATAAATTCATCCAATAGGTTACCCGAGTATATTTCAATTTCCTCATTGTTGACTTTTGTCCCCTTTATCTCATTTTCCACTATTATTCCGAGAAATCCGTTATCATCGAACAATATATTTGTTCCTTTTCCTATTATATATATAGGTATAGAATATCTTTTGGAAATTCCAATTAATTTTATAATATCCTTTTCATCCTGTATTTTTAAGAAGAATTTGCACTTTCCACCAATTTTAAAGCTTGAGTGTTTTTTTAGTGGTTCATCCAAAAGAAGTTCTGCGCTTATTTCTTTTCTGATTTCTTTCTCTATCTTGGTGAAGTTTAATTTTGATAGGTTTTTCATTTTAATATTTTATCAGATTATGAGAGAATTGAAAAGATTTTTTATTTGTTTATATAATAGGGAGAGGTTTTAATGGTTTTTATATCAGAAGTAGATCAGGTAAAAAGAGAGTTGGAAAGAAAAGGAGTACACCTTTCAGAATCAAAAATTTCTGAATATCTTAAAGGAATAGAAAATACTCAACAATATTTTCCCTTTGAGAGACAACAGAGCTTGGTTATTAATCTATTGCTTGAATGGGAAAAAAGAAAAAATGAGAAGATTCTAATAATTACAGATGAGTTTCATAAAGAATCTCCATTTCCGTCCTCTGTAGCAATAGGAATTCTCAGTTCTGATTGGCCTGGTTTATCTGATACTTCAATAGGGATTTTTCATGAAAAAGGCTGGAATATATATTTTGTGAAAGGAATTTCTCTTGTCCATTCCGGAGAGAAACTCGGTCTTGTTTTGATTTCGTTACTTTTCAATGCCAGGGAAGAGAGGGAGAAATTTTTAAAAGAAAAAGAAGAAATTTTATTAGATATTAAGAAAGCTTCTGTTGGAGAAATTTCAAAAACCTTTTTGCTCTCCGAGGAGACAAAAAAAATAAAACTTTACAGCGAGGTTATTGAACAAATTCAGAAAGTTTATAAAGGGAAGAAATTGGAGGGAATAATTGGCTTTGATGGAGAGGCTCCAAAGTTTTTCTCAGCTCGTTCAAGAGAGTACATAGAGGAGAGAAAAATAGAAGATATATCTTACATAATAATCAGAAATTTTGAGATGGTCGAGAAGGTAAGAGAAACCTCCGAACTACAGATAGATATCAAAAATCTGTGGACAAAAAAAGGAGAATTTACTGGAATTTCAATCGTATGGTTTGTCGGGAACCTCTTTATCGAGGATTGTATTAGAGCCATTAATCTTGTTGTCCCAGGTTTCGTAATAAAATATAACAAAGAATTTTCAACAACAGATGGAATAACAGTTTTAAGATTAGAAATCGTTGATTCGGATGGAAATCCTTTAGCTCAGGATATAATTGAGAAAATTAGGGTAAATTTAGTATCGGTAATTTTGGGAAGAAAATATAATAAAGCCGATCTGATTAAGTCCGTTGGTGGGTTTGAGCATTATGCCCGTGCAATAATCCCTTTTCTTATAAAAGAGGCTCATGAGACAAAAAAGACTCAGGTTTTTCTGAGCGTGGTGAATTCATCTGAATTTTATATTGATTTTAAAATTTTGATGGCCATATACTGCCCGGTCAAATCAGATGTAATCGAATATAGGTGTGTTAGATCGTTAGACTCGATAGAGGGTTTTGATGTATCTTCTGCGAATCCTCCGAGGTTCTACGGAGATGTTGAACTTGATATTTTCGATTTAAGAGCAAATCTCCTTGAATTTTCAGATGTTGAAGAAATTTACAGGAAGATCAAAGAAAAGATTAAGGAAAGTGTTGGAGAATATAGAGATTTTGATGAAGGGATGAGAGAGATGGATATGTTAAAATTTAAGAATGTAAGGGAAATTTTTAAGTCATATGATGAAAAGGAAATAAGAGAACTTTATTACAGCCTTGAAGACTTTTTCAGAATTTCAGCATCTATCAATGAAATTAAAACATTGATAGAATTTGAAATTGAATTTTTACAAAAATCGCTTAGAAACCCTGAAGATATAGTAATTGAAGCAAAGAATCTTTACTGGGAAGATGGTGATTCTAAATACGGGCTTTCAATTATTGGAGTTTCTTCCACGCCCAAGCATAGAATTGTTGATGAACTTTTTGAAATTCTAAAAAATTATCAAATTACTTTTAGCAGATTTAATAGAGGAAAAAAATCGTTTTTTATATTTGAGATAAAGAAGAATGGAAGAAAATTAGAGGAAGATGAGTTGCGTTTGTTAGCTGAAAAGATTTCTTCATTAAAATAAGAAATAAAAAATAGANNNNNNNNNNAAAATTTTAAATTGGGGGGAATATGAAAGATTTAGAAGTAAAAGTAAAAAAAATTATGGAAAGATGTGGAGCAAATTTAAAAAAGGGTGATACATTCTGGATTAAAGGATATGGTAAGATTGAAATTCCTCCAGGAAAATTCACGTGCATTTATGCTCTAAATGCTCTTATGCCTTTTCTAACAGCAAAGCAGAGGGAAGATGATTTACCCCAGGACGACTGGATCGCTGAAACAAAAGAACTTCTTTGTCCTGATCCAAAGGGGGTGCTGTTCGAAATAAAAGCCCTTTAAGTTGACGGAGGAAGAGGTTTGTGTTAATTTTTTTAATGAAGCGGGAATAGCTCAGTTGGTAGAGCACAACCTTGCCAAGGTTGGGGTCGCGGGTTCAAGTCCCGTTTCCCGCTCTAATTAATATTAGAGCATGATGATAACAGAAGAAATTGATATCGAAGAAAGAAGTAAGAACCCGCGACAGGGTAGTCTGAAGGGAGAATCCCTTCAGGTAGTCGGGGTAACAGTTCCGATGAAATCGGAACGTCATAGGGGCAGAGCCCCTTTGAAGAGCGAGCATGAAGCGAGCAAGGGAGCGTGGTTCAAGTCCCGTTTCCCGCTCCACTTATCATTAAGCTATGTTGATACCAGAAGGAATTGATATTGATAAAGGAAATAAGAACCCGCGACAGGGGATTATAAGGAGAAATATAGGCGGCGTGGCCAAGTGGTAAGGCAGAGGTCTGCAAAACCTCTTATCATCGGTTCGAATCCGGTCGCCGCCTCCAAATTAGATTATTAGTTATAAATCATTAATTATTAGTATAAATTAAAAATTTAAAATCGTTGAGGTAAAAATATAAATTTTTATAGGGGTTTATTTTATATTATTTATTATATTTATTGACAAAGAGGGTATGTTAAATTATTTTTAGAAAGAGGTGAAAAGGACTCGATGCAGGATATTTTGATTGTTACAACGATTGTTTTATCAGTTTTTGTTATTGTGTTGATAATATATCTAATTCCTGTTGTTTTTCAGGTTAAAAAAACTGCGAAGGAAGCAGAGGAAACTTTGAAAGCCCTTTCTGAATTATCAAAAGAGATGAAATTTCTGGTTGTAAAATTTCAGGATAGAGCTGATGATTTGGGCAGTGTTTTTTCAAGTATAGAAAAGGCATTGTCTGGGATAGCGGGAATTTTTAGCCTTTTCTCATTTAATTTATTAAAAAAGACATCAAAATTAGCTCCTTTTGTAACTGCTTTATTATCTGCGTGGGGGCTAATTAAAAAAATAAAAGGAGGAAAAAAATATGGCAGAGAATAAAAATTCATCTTTTCTGGAGATTACCCTATCTTTTCTTTTAGGAACTATGGTTGGTGTTGGCTTGGGGTTGCTATTTGCGCCTGCTTCAGGAGTTGAGACGAGAAAAAAACTTAGAGAAGTGGCGGAAAAAACAGCTGAAAGAGCAAAAGAGGAAATTGAGAAATTAAAAAAGAAAAAAGAGCCTGAAAAAGTGAAATAGATTTAAATGATTAATTCCTATTTGAAGTATTAATGAGAAAAGATGAAAAATGTCCTCGCTATTTTAATGGCTGGCGGGGCGGGTGAAAGACTTTATCCATTAACAAAACATGAAGCAAAACCCGCAGTTCCTTTTGGTGGAGTTTATAGAATAATTGATTTTACTTTGAGTAACTGCATTAACTCTGGAATAAAAAAAATTTTCATCCTTACCCAGTATAAATCTTTGTCTCTTAATCGACACATAAGAGATGGATGGAATGTATTTAGTGCTTCTTTAGGAGAGTTTGTAGAAATTTTGCCTCCTCAAAAAAGAGTCTCTGATACCTGGTATCTTGGAACTGCCGATTCAGTCTATCAGAATATCTATTCCATCCAGATAGAAAACCCGACGTGGATTTTTGTTCTTGCTGGAGACCATGTGTATAAAATGGATTATTCTCTGATGCTAAATTACCATATAAAGAAAAAAGCAGATTTTACTGTAGGAATTTTCGATGTGGAAATTCAGGAAGCCTCAAGATTTGGTGTTTTAGAGGTTGATGAAGAATTAAGAATTATCGGATTCGAAGAAAAGCCTTCTAATCCAAAGCCCACTCCCTTTGATTCTTCAAGGGTTTATGTGTCGATGGGTATTTATGTTTTCAACAGTGAGATCCTTATAAAAGAGCTTGAAGTTGATTCATCCAGAGAAGATAGCTCCCATGATTTTGGAAGGGATGTGATACCCAAAATGATTAAGGAATACAGAGTGCATGGATACAGCTTTAAAGATGAAGACATAAATGAGCCAAAATACTGGAAGGATATAGGAACTCTTGATGCATACTATGAAGCAAACATGGATCTTGTTTCAGTTGTGCCTGTGTTTAACCTTTACGACCCGAATTGGCCTTTAAGAACATACCAGCCTCAATATCCTCCGGCAAAATTTGTATTCGCTGATGAAGGAAAGAGAATGGGTGTAGCCCTTGATTCAATTGTTTCAATGGGATGTATAATAAGCGGAGGGAAAGTTGTAAATTCAGTTCTTTCTCCAAATGTAAGGATAAACAGTTACTCTCTTGTTGAACAAAGTGTTCTCATGAACGATGTAAACGTGGGAAGATATGCAAAAATCAGAAAAGCAATAATAGATAGAGAAACTCCAATTCCTCCAGGCACAATAATTGGATATGACCTGGAGGAAGATTCAAAAAGATTTACAGTTACAGAAAAAGGAGTGGTCGTTGTTCAGAAAGAAGATTTTAATTTTAAAGGAGGGGTTGAATGATTATAGAAGACTTGAAAGCAAGGGAAATTCTTGATTCGAGAGGAAACCCTACATTAGAAGTAGAAGTAAGAGCAGAATTTGATGTGTATGCCATTGCATCAGTTCCCTCTGGAGCTTCTACGGGAACTTACGAGGCTTTAGAGCTTAGAGATAATGACCCTTCAAGATACGGCGGAAAAGGGGTAAAAGTAGCTGTGGATAATGTTAACAATAAAATTGCTCCAGAAATAATCGATGAAGATTTTTCTGGCCTGAGAGAATTAGATAGTTTTTTAATCAGCCTTGATAATACAAAAAATAAAAGTAAGCTTGGAGCAAATGCAATAGTCGGAGTTTCCATGGCAGTTGCAAAAGCATTCTCTCTATTTTACAGGATTCCCCTCTATAATTTTTTAGGAGGTTTTAATGCCCACATTCTCCCGATCCCGATGATGAATATTTTAAATGGAGGAGTCCATGCGGATAATAACCTTGATATTCAGGAATTCATGATTGTTCCATTAGGGTTTAAATCATTCAAAGAGGCTCTCCGTGCAGGAGTGGAAATTTTTCACACGTTGAAAAATACATTGAAAACCAAAAACCTTTCAACTTCAGTGGGAGATGAAGGAGGATTTTCGCCGAGCCTTAAATCCCACGAGGAAGCGCTCGATTTAATTGCAGAAAGCGTAGAAAAAGCAAAATATAAATTGGGAAAAGAGGTGTTTCTTGCAATTGATGCAGCTGCATCAGAGTTTCATGAAAATGGAAAATATGTTTTCAAGAAGGGAGATGGGAGTGCGAGGACTTCTGAAGGGATGGTTGAGTATTATGCTGATCTGGTGGATAAATATCCTTTAATTTCCATAGAGGATGGGTTAGCTGAAGATGACTGGGAGGGATGGAGGGACCTCACTAAAAGGCTTGGGAAAAAAATTATGATTGTGGGAGATGATTTATTTGTTACAAACCCAAATAGATTAAAAGAGGGTATAGAGAAGGAATCCGCAAATGCAATTTTAATTAAATTAAATCAGATTGGCACTGTATCTGAGACAGCTGATGCTGTGGAGATGGCAAAAAATTCAAAATTTTTAACTATAATTTCTCACCGTTCCGGAGAAACGGATGACCCATTTATAGCTGATTTTTCTGTTGGAATGAATTCATATTTTATCAAAACTGGATCTGTATGCAGAGGGGAAAGGATTTCTAAATACAACCGCCTTCTTAAAATCGAAGAAGAACTCGGAAAAATAGCAGTTTATGCAGGACAGATTCTAAAAATTTAAGAATTTATTTTAATGTCAAAATCAAACTCACAAAAAGAGAGGAAAGAAAAATTTCTTACCCAATCAAACATAGAAATAAAAAATATTTATGATTTTAAAGACCTTGAAAATTTTAACCCAGAATTAGAACTTGGAGAGCCAGGGGAATTCCCTTTTACAAGGGGAATTTACAATAACATGTACAGAGGAAAATTATGGACAATGAGGCAGTATGCAGGCTATGGAACAGCAGAGGAATCGAACAAAAGATATAAATATTTAATCTCCCAGGGTCAGACAGGCTTATCGGTGGCGTTCGACTTACCAACTCAGATTGGGTACAATTCTGACCATCCCATGGCAAAAGGGGAGATTGGCAAGGTTGGAGTTTCAATAAACTCATTGGAAGATATGGAAATCCTTTTTGATGGGATACCTCTTGAAAATATCTCTGTGTCAATGACCATAAATGCAACAGCGTTGATGATTATT includes:
- the glgC gene encoding glucose-1-phosphate adenylyltransferase, translated to MKNVLAILMAGGAGERLYPLTKHEAKPAVPFGGVYRIIDFTLSNCINSGIKKIFILTQYKSLSLNRHIRDGWNVFSASLGEFVEILPPQKRVSDTWYLGTADSVYQNIYSIQIENPTWIFVLAGDHVYKMDYSLMLNYHIKKKADFTVGIFDVEIQEASRFGVLEVDEELRIIGFEEKPSNPKPTPFDSSRVYVSMGIYVFNSEILIKELEVDSSREDSSHDFGRDVIPKMIKEYRVHGYSFKDEDINEPKYWKDIGTLDAYYEANMDLVSVVPVFNLYDPNWPLRTYQPQYPPAKFVFADEGKRMGVALDSIVSMGCIISGGKVVNSVLSPNVRINSYSLVEQSVLMNDVNVGRYAKIRKAIIDRETPIPPGTIIGYDLEEDSKRFTVTEKGVVVVQKEDFNFKGGVE
- the eno gene encoding phosphopyruvate hydratase; this encodes MIIEDLKAREILDSRGNPTLEVEVRAEFDVYAIASVPSGASTGTYEALELRDNDPSRYGGKGVKVAVDNVNNKIAPEIIDEDFSGLRELDSFLISLDNTKNKSKLGANAIVGVSMAVAKAFSLFYRIPLYNFLGGFNAHILPIPMMNILNGGVHADNNLDIQEFMIVPLGFKSFKEALRAGVEIFHTLKNTLKTKNLSTSVGDEGGFSPSLKSHEEALDLIAESVEKAKYKLGKEVFLAIDAAASEFHENGKYVFKKGDGSARTSEGMVEYYADLVDKYPLISIEDGLAEDDWEGWRDLTKRLGKKIMIVGDDLFVTNPNRLKEGIEKESANAILIKLNQIGTVSETADAVEMAKNSKFLTIISHRSGETDDPFIADFSVGMNSYFIKTGSVCRGERISKYNRLLKIEEELGKIAVYAGQILKI